From a region of the Gossypium raimondii isolate GPD5lz chromosome 10, ASM2569854v1, whole genome shotgun sequence genome:
- the LOC105777069 gene encoding ubiquitin-conjugating enzyme E2 32 has protein sequence MAEDKYNLKNPAVKRILQEVKEMQSNPSDDFTSLPLEENIFEWQFAIRGPRDSEFEGGIYHGRIQLPAEYPFKPPSFMLLTPNGRFETQTKICLSISNHHPEHWQPSWSVRTALVALIAFMPTNPNGALGSLDYKKEERRALAIKSRESPPKYGNPERQKLIDEIHEYMLSKTPPVPQLSPSQALEEHPTNSDGEAQANQQDSATMVAGNGLPNPVVGDRAVEEEPLVLANANPGTAEMGVRPAREIPAREPSNQPLQRPGMRVQRSADDRLFTWAAVGLTIAILVLLFKKFMKSSGHGAVFMDGS, from the exons ATGGCTGAGGACAAGTATAACCTCAAGAATCCGGCGGTGAAGAGGATATTACAAGAGGTCAAGGAGATGCAATCCAATCCTTCTGATGATTTCACGAGCCTTCCTCTTGAG GAGAATATATTTGAATGGCAATTTGCAATTAGGGGTCCCAGGGATTCTGAATTTGAGGGAGGGATTTATCATGGAAGGATCCAATTGCCTGCTGAGTATCCATTCAAGCCCCCTTCATTTATGTTGCTGACT CCAAATGGGCGTTTTGAAACCCAGACGAAAATTTGCTTAAGTATATCGAATCACCACCCGGAGCATTGGCAGCCATCTTGGAGTG TGCGGACCGCTCTAGTGGCACTGATAGCTTTCATGCCCACCAACCCAAATGGTGCTTTAGGTTCTCTAGATTATAAGAAGGAAGAACGACGTGCTCTTGCCATCAAATCTCGTGAATCTCCACCCAAATATGGGAATCCTGAACGCCAAAAACTTATTGATGAG ATACATGAATATATGTTAAGCAAGACACCCCCTGTCCCTCAACTCAGCCCTTCACAGGCCTTGGAAGAGCACCCTACTAACAGTGACGGAGAAGCTCAGGCTAATCAACAGGATTCCGCTACCATGGTTGCTGGGAATGGGCTACCGAACCCAGTAGTAGGTGACAGGGCTGTCGAAGAAGAGCCTCTGGTTCTGGCCAATGCTAATCCAGGTACTGCTGAAATGGGAGTGAGGCCTGCAAGAGAGATTCCTGCCCGGGAACCAAGTAATCAGCCACTGCAAAGGCCAGGGATGAGGGTTCAAAGATCTGCCGATGACCGCTTGTTTACATGGGCTGCCGTTGGACTTACTATAGCAATTTTGGTTCTTTTGTTCAAGAAGTTCATGAAATCCAGCGGACATGGTGCTGTTTTTATGGATGGTTCGTAG